From Ignavibacteriota bacterium:
GCGATTTTCGCGGCCTTTTTTGCGGGTCCCTTCGGAAACAGCGCGTACAGTTCCTTTGTGTCGACACCGCTCTCTTTGGTCAGTTTGCGGATCGACGGTGCATCACCATGCGCATCGAATTCCTTGCGCATGTAATTGGTCACGAGCCAGTGGCGCTCGTTCAAGGTCTCGATGCCCTCCTCGCGCGCGAGTTCGAGCGCCGTGGCTTCATTCCAGTCCGCGCGGTTGGCCAGATGACCGTCGGCGTCGCGCGTCAGATCCTGTGCAGACATGGGTACTCCTGTGATGGTGTGTGAGAAACGGTCAGTTTTTTTCCGCTATCTTTTTTGTGAACGCGAGCAGGAACGCGAGGCCGCGCCGCGCCTCCGGCGTGTTCAGGTCACGCAGAAGAGCGAAGAGCGACGGCTCGTCACGCACGTCGATGTCGAGCTTCTTGTACACGGCCACGGCGTTGTTGATCGCACCGAGCATGTCGGGCTGCGTGAGATTTTTGACGGTCCCGAGTATGCTTACCACGTTGTCGCCGAGTGCGCGGACGTCGTCGGGCGTGTAGCTTGTGACGACCGCGTCGGCTATGCGGCCGAATTCCCGCATAAACACGAAGTAGCCCTTGCGATCGAATTCGTCGAGTCGCGCCATGAGGCCGAGCACCGATTCACGCGCCAGCGGCGCGGCATCGACGAGGAAGTCCTTGAGACTC
This genomic window contains:
- a CDS encoding TusE/DsrC/DsvC family sulfur relay protein, whose amino-acid sequence is MSAQDLTRDADGHLANRADWNEATALELAREEGIETLNERHWLVTNYMRKEFDAHGDAPSIRKLTKESGVDTKELYALFPKGPAKKAAKIAGLPKPKGCI
- a CDS encoding DUF1641 domain-containing protein; the encoded protein is MDDQDLRLQFEEMNRKLDFLLSEVEAQRRHRQELDDLKDDLMRVGKDVYRTAVVELDGMHDSLSTAELLYLGKKMLRNVGTITSVIEQLESLKDFLVDAAPLARESVLGLMARLDEFDRKGYFVFMREFGRIADAVVTSYTPDDVRALGDNVVSILGTVKNLTQPDMLGAINNAVAVYKKLDIDVRDEPSLFALLRDLNTPEARRGLAFLLAFTKKIAEKN